Proteins encoded together in one Terriglobus saanensis SP1PR4 window:
- a CDS encoding TonB-dependent receptor: MKHLLSARAILAGCLFTMATTVWAQSTTQGAISGTVFDATNAVIPKASVTIHNNGTNADLALTADDGGFFKAPQLPPGTYTVTISSAGFSELKSNQVMVQVNQVTELNPHLTAGASSSVIEVTAETPVLKFDTPAYGGQLSNAEIESIPINNRRWSSLSLLTPGVTNDASGFGLISFRAISATLNNVLIDGADDNQAYFGEERGRTRAGYSTAQTAIREFQVNTGVYSAEFGRAVGGVVNSVTKSGTNAIHGEAYFYHRGDELAAPNPYTNTVVYNTTTGTASQINFKPKDKRNQYGFGIGGPIIKDKLFFFYAFDEFRRNFPGTGRAGNTTFYADPSAADLATLTTRLSNSTGATVTSAQALATYRSFIQSMNTALGPVARYGNQDINTPKLDWQVNGKNHVSVLYHRLRWDSPGGVQTQQSNTYATDSFGTDFVKLDYGLAKLDSIITSHITNELRYQYARELNDEGRQTPVAFTNQFLTPASGIPVQINLPTNAFTMGAPYYSFRAALPDERKWQIGDTASFLYGKHNLKVGLDLLHNYDIQNTLGGSTAPPNGLYTYGTLLGYISDLASPSRGGCGTGTGAAYVPVGCYTNYKQTLGRPNFDVRTIDYGFFAQDDWKLAPTLTLNLGVRYDYEKLPDVILPNAAFPDTLNTPSDKNNISPRLGFAWDPYGLGKTVVRGGYGMYYGHIPNALFLTARSTTGAAGGQNAYTLTPSASAPRLPSTTFTPGGTTTPDIQYLAKNFQNPMAQQFDLAVQQELGMNTVLSVSYLGSLGRELPNSLNLNLDPTKTYTQNYTVTGTGNCGPLACGSSFPVTVYSGATVGGTPTVKNTAANAAYAAISNVNSSFHALTVEVQKRASKYISFDANYTWSHALDFNQNQVTGLGSNLWIDPYNNARANYGNSFLNVPHRVVGWAILNIPGTHGNAILKQATNGWSIKPAFQMQSGLPYSASTNSFTTSNQCAAATCLKPFTTGLGGTGTTYMPILGRNTFQYPRDIVIDLRVQRDFPITERMRFELIGEAFNLANHQNITGINTTAYNVTGTSLTYQSTFGAVQNSNNNYAYNPRNIQIGGRLFF, from the coding sequence ATGAAGCATCTACTTTCAGCACGAGCAATTCTTGCGGGCTGTCTTTTCACCATGGCGACCACGGTTTGGGCGCAGTCCACCACGCAGGGCGCAATCTCCGGCACGGTGTTTGACGCGACCAATGCCGTCATTCCAAAAGCCAGCGTCACGATTCACAATAACGGCACGAACGCCGATCTGGCACTGACAGCAGACGACGGTGGCTTTTTCAAGGCTCCCCAGTTGCCTCCCGGAACCTACACGGTGACGATTAGTTCCGCGGGCTTCTCGGAGCTGAAGTCGAACCAGGTGATGGTGCAGGTGAACCAGGTGACGGAGTTGAATCCGCATCTTACGGCGGGCGCCAGCTCAAGCGTAATAGAAGTGACGGCGGAGACGCCGGTGCTGAAGTTCGACACGCCTGCCTATGGCGGTCAGCTTTCGAATGCCGAAATCGAGAGTATTCCGATCAACAATCGACGCTGGTCCTCTCTTTCGCTGTTGACGCCGGGCGTGACCAATGACGCTTCGGGTTTTGGCTTGATTTCGTTCCGCGCCATCAGCGCAACGCTCAACAACGTGCTGATCGACGGCGCAGATGACAACCAGGCTTATTTCGGTGAAGAGCGCGGACGTACACGCGCGGGTTACTCCACCGCACAGACGGCGATCCGCGAGTTTCAGGTGAACACGGGCGTTTATTCGGCGGAGTTTGGCCGTGCCGTCGGTGGCGTGGTGAACTCGGTGACGAAGAGTGGAACGAATGCCATCCACGGTGAAGCGTACTTCTATCATCGGGGCGATGAGCTTGCCGCTCCGAATCCCTACACGAACACGGTTGTCTACAACACGACCACGGGAACCGCAAGCCAGATCAACTTCAAGCCGAAGGACAAGCGCAATCAGTACGGCTTCGGTATTGGCGGCCCCATTATCAAGGACAAGCTTTTCTTCTTCTATGCGTTCGATGAGTTCCGTCGTAACTTCCCAGGCACGGGCCGTGCCGGCAATACCACTTTCTACGCGGACCCCTCCGCGGCAGACCTGGCAACATTGACCACGCGTCTTTCCAATTCGACGGGTGCAACGGTCACGTCGGCGCAGGCACTGGCAACGTATCGCAGCTTTATCCAGTCGATGAACACCGCCCTCGGTCCGGTTGCACGTTATGGCAATCAGGACATCAACACCCCCAAGCTTGACTGGCAGGTGAACGGCAAGAATCACGTGAGCGTCCTCTACCATCGCCTGCGCTGGGATTCGCCGGGTGGCGTGCAGACGCAGCAGTCCAACACCTACGCGACGGACTCTTTCGGAACTGACTTCGTCAAGCTGGACTATGGCCTGGCCAAGTTGGATAGCATCATCACGTCGCACATTACCAATGAGCTTCGCTATCAATACGCGCGCGAGTTGAATGACGAGGGCCGCCAGACTCCCGTTGCCTTCACCAACCAATTTCTCACGCCTGCTTCGGGAATCCCCGTACAGATCAACCTGCCCACAAACGCCTTCACGATGGGCGCACCGTACTACAGCTTCCGCGCTGCGTTGCCGGATGAGCGCAAGTGGCAGATCGGCGATACCGCAAGCTTCCTGTATGGCAAGCACAACCTGAAGGTCGGTCTCGACCTGCTGCACAACTACGATATTCAGAACACGCTGGGCGGTTCGACGGCGCCGCCAAACGGTCTTTACACCTACGGCACGCTGCTGGGCTACATCTCCGATCTCGCCAGCCCCAGCCGTGGAGGCTGCGGTACGGGTACGGGCGCGGCGTATGTTCCTGTGGGTTGCTACACCAACTACAAACAGACGCTCGGACGCCCGAACTTCGATGTGCGCACGATCGACTATGGCTTCTTCGCGCAGGATGACTGGAAGCTCGCACCGACGCTGACGCTGAACCTCGGCGTCCGCTACGACTATGAGAAGTTGCCAGATGTCATTCTGCCGAACGCCGCTTTCCCGGACACTCTGAATACGCCGAGCGACAAGAACAACATCTCGCCTCGTCTCGGTTTTGCATGGGATCCTTACGGCCTGGGCAAGACGGTGGTTCGTGGCGGGTACGGTATGTACTATGGCCATATTCCGAATGCGCTTTTCCTGACTGCGCGCTCCACCACAGGTGCGGCTGGCGGTCAGAATGCCTATACGCTGACGCCTTCCGCCTCGGCTCCTCGTCTTCCTTCCACGACGTTCACGCCGGGTGGCACGACGACGCCGGACATCCAGTACCTGGCCAAGAACTTCCAGAATCCGATGGCGCAGCAGTTCGATCTCGCGGTGCAGCAGGAACTGGGAATGAACACCGTGCTCTCGGTCAGCTATCTCGGTTCGCTTGGACGTGAGCTTCCGAACAGCCTGAATCTGAACCTGGATCCGACGAAGACGTACACACAGAACTACACCGTGACGGGCACCGGCAACTGCGGACCTCTTGCCTGCGGCAGCAGCTTTCCTGTGACGGTTTACTCCGGCGCTACGGTTGGCGGAACGCCGACGGTCAAGAACACGGCAGCGAATGCGGCCTATGCGGCGATCAGCAACGTCAACTCCAGCTTCCACGCTCTCACAGTGGAAGTGCAGAAGCGCGCGAGCAAGTACATCAGTTTCGACGCAAACTACACATGGTCGCATGCGCTGGATTTCAATCAGAACCAGGTCACCGGTCTCGGCAGCAATCTGTGGATCGATCCTTACAACAATGCACGCGCGAACTACGGCAACTCCTTCCTGAATGTGCCGCACCGCGTCGTGGGCTGGGCGATTCTGAATATCCCGGGAACGCACGGCAATGCCATTTTGAAGCAGGCAACGAACGGATGGTCGATCAAGCCTGCGTTCCAGATGCAGTCCGGTCTGCCTTACTCGGCGAGCACTAACAGCTTCACGACGAGCAATCAATGCGCGGCTGCAACCTGCTTGAAACCCTTCACCACGGGCCTCGGCGGAACCGGTACGACGTATATGCCGATCCTCGGGCGCAATACCTTCCAATATCCGCGCGATATCGTGATCGATCTGCGTGTGCAACGCGACTTCCCCATCACGGAGCGCATGCGCTTCGAGTTGATTGGCGAGGCGTTCAACCTTGCTAACCACCAGAACATCACGGGTATCAACACGACTGCTTACAACGTGACCGGCACCTCGCTCACGTACCAGAGCACCTTCGGCGCAGTGCAGAACTCCAACAACAACTACGCCTACAACCCACGCAATATCCAAATCGGTGGACGTCTGTTCTTCTAA
- the obgE gene encoding GTPase ObgE gives MFIDEARIRIKAGDGGNGCMAFRREKFVPRGGPSGGDGGHGGNILMTSSTQHNTLLQFRFNPEHKSERGGHGEGSNCSGTSGENLVLKVPVGTQLYDDETGDLIHDFAHPDETIIVAKGGRGGRGNQHFATPTHQAPREHELGRPGEARNYRLELKLLADVGLLGYPNVGKSTLISRLSAARPKIANYAFTTLEPNLGVVQVGEWPHEHSFVIADMPGLIEGASQGAGLGIQFLRHIERTSVLAHLVDVSDGSGRDNPVEDFKIIEAELTSFGHGLPSKPVLVVATKIDVANPDKLKKLQAMAKRKKLPFYAISAVAGTGIEELKYAISQAVIDFRRDNPAPPPPPPMRKMKANYPPPQASKKTVR, from the coding sequence ATGTTTATCGATGAGGCAAGAATCCGCATTAAAGCCGGAGACGGCGGAAACGGCTGTATGGCGTTTCGCCGGGAAAAATTTGTTCCCCGGGGCGGTCCCTCAGGCGGTGATGGCGGGCACGGCGGCAATATTCTCATGACGTCTTCCACCCAGCACAACACCCTGCTCCAGTTCCGGTTCAACCCCGAACACAAATCCGAGCGCGGCGGACACGGCGAAGGCTCCAACTGCTCCGGCACCTCAGGCGAAAACCTCGTCCTCAAGGTCCCCGTGGGCACGCAGCTCTACGACGACGAGACCGGCGACCTCATCCACGACTTCGCCCACCCCGACGAGACCATCATCGTCGCCAAGGGCGGTCGCGGCGGACGCGGCAACCAGCACTTCGCCACGCCCACCCACCAGGCTCCCCGTGAGCACGAACTCGGCCGCCCCGGCGAAGCCCGCAACTACCGCCTCGAACTGAAGCTCCTGGCGGACGTCGGTCTCCTCGGCTACCCCAACGTCGGTAAATCGACGCTCATCTCGCGCCTCTCCGCCGCCCGTCCCAAGATCGCGAACTACGCCTTCACCACGCTCGAGCCCAACCTGGGCGTCGTCCAGGTCGGCGAATGGCCGCACGAACACAGCTTCGTCATCGCCGACATGCCCGGCCTCATCGAAGGTGCCAGCCAGGGCGCGGGCCTTGGCATCCAGTTCCTCCGCCATATCGAGCGCACCAGCGTTCTGGCCCATCTCGTGGACGTCTCCGACGGCTCCGGTCGCGATAACCCCGTGGAAGACTTCAAGATCATCGAAGCCGAGCTCACCAGCTTCGGTCACGGTCTGCCCTCCAAGCCAGTCCTCGTCGTCGCCACCAAGATCGACGTCGCCAACCCGGACAAGTTGAAGAAGCTACAGGCCATGGCGAAGCGCAAGAAGCTCCCCTTCTACGCCATCTCCGCCGTCGCCGGTACCGGCATCGAAGAGCTCAAGTACGCCATCTCGCAGGCCGTCATCGACTTCCGCCGCGACAACCCGGCACCCCCACCACCGCCGCCGATGCGCAAAATGAAGGCCAACTACCCGCCCCCCCAGGCCAGCAAAAAAACCGTCCGCTAA
- a CDS encoding winged helix-turn-helix transcriptional regulator, producing MATKTYPETTPEVDALVAEVIARVADRWTMEVLEALTQGGTMRFTRIGEAIPGVSQKMLTQTLRQMERDGLVIRTVHPVIPPHVDYELTQLGFELSEAFCGVWMWAEKNCKVVAKARAKFDARPKVGVAVVKALP from the coding sequence ATGGCGACGAAGACGTATCCCGAAACAACGCCGGAGGTGGACGCGCTGGTAGCGGAGGTGATCGCCCGCGTGGCCGACCGTTGGACGATGGAGGTGCTGGAGGCTCTAACGCAGGGCGGAACGATGCGTTTCACGCGGATCGGCGAAGCCATTCCGGGCGTGAGCCAGAAGATGCTGACCCAGACGCTGCGGCAGATGGAGCGCGATGGGTTGGTGATCCGGACGGTGCATCCGGTGATTCCGCCGCATGTGGACTATGAGCTGACGCAGCTGGGGTTTGAGTTGAGCGAGGCGTTTTGCGGGGTTTGGATGTGGGCGGAGAAGAACTGCAAGGTGGTGGCGAAGGCTCGGGCGAAGTTTGATGCTCGGCCTAAGGTTGGGGTGGCTGTAGTAAAAGCCCTTCCATGA
- a CDS encoding SDR family NAD(P)-dependent oxidoreductase, with protein sequence MSSTTTEKKIALVTGGSRGLGRNTALSFAQKGVDVILTYNSNKTEADSAVAAIQALGGKAVALQLSAGEIATFDTFVDAVKSALQQNWNRTTFDYLINNAGNGYHATFAETTEAAFDNLVNIHFKGVYFLTQKLLPVLADGGRIVNLSSGLARFATPGFSAYASMKGAIEVLTRYMAKELGARGIAVNTVAPGPIETDFGGGVVRDNEAMNKAIASTTALGRVGLPDDVGPMIASLVSEDNRWVNAQRIEVSGGINL encoded by the coding sequence ATGAGCAGCACGACTACAGAAAAGAAGATCGCCCTCGTCACCGGAGGCTCTCGCGGTCTCGGCAGGAACACCGCGCTCAGCTTTGCCCAAAAGGGTGTCGACGTCATCCTCACCTACAACTCCAACAAGACCGAGGCCGACTCGGCCGTGGCCGCGATCCAGGCCCTCGGCGGCAAAGCCGTCGCCTTGCAGCTAAGCGCTGGCGAGATCGCTACCTTCGACACGTTCGTCGACGCAGTCAAGTCCGCCCTGCAGCAGAACTGGAACCGCACCACCTTCGATTACCTCATCAACAACGCGGGCAACGGTTACCACGCCACCTTCGCGGAGACCACCGAAGCCGCCTTCGACAACCTCGTAAACATTCACTTCAAGGGCGTCTACTTCCTCACGCAGAAGCTTCTTCCCGTCCTCGCCGACGGTGGCCGCATCGTGAACCTCTCCTCCGGCCTCGCCCGTTTCGCCACGCCCGGCTTCTCCGCCTATGCGTCCATGAAGGGCGCGATCGAAGTGCTCACGCGCTATATGGCGAAGGAACTTGGCGCTCGCGGCATCGCCGTCAACACCGTTGCTCCCGGCCCCATCGAAACCGACTTTGGCGGCGGCGTGGTGCGCGACAACGAAGCCATGAATAAAGCTATCGCCTCCACAACAGCGCTCGGTCGCGTCGGCCTGCCGGACGATGTGGGTCCGATGATCGCCTCGCTCGTCTCCGAAGACAATCGCTGGGTCAACGCGCAGCGCATCGAAGTCTCGGGCGGAATCAACCTCTAA
- a CDS encoding glycoside hydrolase family 27 protein, which yields MVLKSLVLAAVCVSVVLPLLRAQTKVLAPTPPMGWNSWDAYGTTVTESEVRATADVMARNLKRFGWEYIVVDIQWSEPQPKAHGYRVGAELAMDGYGRLIPAPNRFPSAKDGAGFRELAEYVHGKGLKFGIHIMRGIPRQAVARNLPVLGTVDTHAMEIADTSSTCAWNTDMYGVDVTKPGGQAYYDSLVKMYASWGVDFIKADDMARPYHSAEIAALHRAIVKSGQPIALSLSPGPAPTDRVDDLRGNAQMWRIADDLWDEWKSVKAMYFLMEKWSIFVEPDTRGGHWPDADMLPLGHIGLRAERGEARMSKLTHDEQRTMMTLWSIFRSPLMFGGDLLTLDDWTKSLLTNVEVLAVNQHSSLNRLAFSDGDLRAWVAKGAHGEQYVAVFNLGETKLPVDLLWNLVGWKAASGTMTDLWTGEKSTSEHGVHVELAPHASVLYAVR from the coding sequence GTGGTTTTGAAGAGCCTTGTTCTCGCTGCTGTGTGTGTGTCGGTGGTGCTGCCCTTGCTGCGAGCGCAGACTAAGGTTCTCGCTCCGACTCCGCCGATGGGTTGGAACAGTTGGGACGCCTACGGTACGACCGTAACGGAGAGCGAAGTGCGCGCGACGGCGGATGTGATGGCGCGCAATCTGAAGCGCTTTGGCTGGGAGTACATCGTCGTCGATATCCAGTGGTCGGAGCCGCAGCCGAAGGCGCATGGATACCGCGTGGGCGCGGAGCTGGCGATGGACGGGTATGGACGCCTGATTCCCGCGCCGAATCGCTTCCCTTCCGCGAAGGATGGCGCTGGCTTTCGCGAGCTTGCGGAGTATGTCCATGGCAAGGGGCTGAAGTTCGGCATTCACATCATGCGCGGCATCCCGCGGCAGGCGGTGGCGCGGAATCTTCCGGTTCTGGGAACGGTGGATACGCATGCGATGGAGATTGCCGACACCAGCAGCACGTGTGCGTGGAATACGGATATGTACGGCGTCGATGTGACGAAGCCCGGCGGGCAGGCTTATTACGATTCGCTGGTGAAGATGTATGCGTCGTGGGGTGTGGACTTCATCAAGGCCGACGACATGGCGCGGCCGTACCACTCGGCGGAGATCGCGGCGCTGCATCGCGCGATTGTGAAGTCGGGACAGCCGATTGCGCTGAGCCTTTCGCCTGGACCCGCGCCGACGGACCGTGTGGACGACCTGCGCGGCAATGCGCAGATGTGGCGTATTGCGGACGATCTTTGGGACGAGTGGAAGTCGGTGAAGGCGATGTACTTCCTGATGGAGAAGTGGTCGATCTTCGTGGAGCCGGATACGCGCGGCGGTCACTGGCCGGATGCGGATATGCTTCCTCTGGGACACATCGGTCTGCGTGCCGAGCGGGGCGAGGCGCGGATGTCGAAGCTGACGCATGACGAGCAACGCACGATGATGACGCTGTGGTCGATCTTTCGTTCGCCCCTGATGTTTGGCGGCGATCTGTTGACGCTGGACGACTGGACGAAGAGTTTACTGACGAACGTGGAGGTGCTGGCGGTAAACCAGCATAGCTCGCTCAACCGGCTGGCCTTCAGCGATGGCGATTTGCGCGCGTGGGTGGCGAAGGGCGCGCATGGCGAGCAGTATGTTGCGGTCTTCAATCTTGGTGAGACCAAGCTGCCGGTGGATCTGCTGTGGAACCTGGTGGGGTGGAAGGCGGCGAGTGGGACGATGACGGACCTTTGGACCGGCGAAAAGAGCACATCCGAGCACGGGGTGCATGTGGAGCTGGCTCCTCATGCTTCCGTGCTCTATGCGGTGCGATAG